In Raphanus sativus cultivar WK10039 chromosome 5, ASM80110v3, whole genome shotgun sequence, the following proteins share a genomic window:
- the LOC108862678 gene encoding uncharacterized protein At3g06530 isoform X1 — MSSSLSSQLQAIKSIVQADTEPTKRPYTRPSILFSPKEAADLDIESIHELGLKGLEVLGNKDERFKNFANDLFSHKSREIDRELLSKEENAKIDASISSYLRLLSGYLQFRASLETLEYLIRRYKVHIYNVEDVVLCAFPYHDTHAFVRIVQLITTGNTKWKFLDGVKNSGAPPPRSVIVQQCIRDMNVLEALCDYGSRTKKYQPSKPVVSFSTAVVVEVLGSVAKVDGDVVKQILPFVDSGVQSAVKGCLDQQAGALMVVGMLATKATLNENLIKRFMRSIIDIAREHAKESSDPHWLRLSFMALINLVQLQSVDLIPKKALDLLKEIRDISGVLLGLSKEFNIKRFLAVLLDSLLLYSSSDDQCLETLVSIIDNVPVDNLVDHMISKVFSTCMTQYQKNKSDPTSSTSGCWAKKILAVVSKKYSVELRAAVQKFMEDTKGQSKKDDLKLEMLSRMLDGNSDMSLPFVDSKLWFRLHHPKAAVRCAALSSLNGDLKSDRSKVENLTTIQDAIVRQLWDDDLAVVQAALSLDQLPSIVTSSSLLDALLHVVKRCVGILITGVSQNVQLATDVVALSFKIAVSSFRNQADSTEKVASAMFPFFLIHPKTWNLNLHVLTLVKDVNWPLFKNLVVDDEMKKLPDIMSGNISSISMDIINSLGEALSVEPDERRIELVERACNFKLSEVLESCSNIKLTEQERNKLQKGLLIRESVSALNMNIVDQLAEAFMMHPGEVIQWLTASCQDAPLSKTLFFVLLMQSLHKMNSSSDPSQFLDVFDLCFPVLKTEWEELDFAVDLSLKELSKSSCREVLYQLCDTSDFTALNSKLLLCLFWKLVESFIKLEPAHVSSVFSGRLYSGLEDLFFFFATTRSQHVFEKHLHYRVREAQVCPVLFLTRLLSREDAPPMVQIESLKCFSYLCSSGNSEWLIQIFSSFPVLLVAMSSDNQDVKVAAMNCLEALFNLWCRVDSSKKNGSAAIYGSSFDELLEMIIQQRRLILSDKKFLSSYLTSLLSSTPKDLLVPVDLQKRFDQSTKESILSFILLCAQELPAYGKLRVLSLLKGLGILLMRDENVKSLSQLLDKRSQYYVELDKTSPPISDTEVDLLCLLLECSMMRSSSFKGQSLDDHILNALKMDCVDSEHPAIISPLITILEKLNNQYYTELNTEVQIRFVNKLVFMFRSTNGRIQNAAKEAVLRLKISCSTVVHTLDHITKQDNHVIDSLSKKKKQKKNSQSCLEEDVNGGELLRGEKALFFIASVLDMLLLKKDLAHRESLVGPLFKLLGRSMSNEWVNIASSAEETSVQPLQDVREITHASISSIQQTVLLLLKDIFDSPNMNSLKQADTTIEINVKMLVEFAQSSNDGVIRNYVFSLFTSIVNIVPDRVLDHIISILTLVGESTVTQIDSHSKSIFEEFISSVIPFWLSKTKSEEKLLEIFVKVLPDIVEHRRRSIVAYLLRVIGEQTGLPSLLVLLFQSLISRKDPAWLSNVQNSESFISDVKREWEYAFAVEICEQYTSSTWLSSLVMLLQTISKDSSSKECFFQMRLVLEFIFQKLQDPEFTFAVSLEPRNNVSVGIQQKLQELMEGCILLLQAVDSTKEKDVTSAVRKEIRMRVNDVLMTVTGVMDLSIYFRVVTSLLQQHSDSNGTRKVLGLISTRAKDSSTSKLKHKRRLPNQKRGNPWLNLDEAAVEAFGKMCEEIVNVIIETDDESGVPAKRAAISTLEVLASRLPSGHPIFSKCLASVAEGISSKNLGVSSSCLRTTGALINVLGPKALVELPRIMKNLVQQSREVSSASTTGNAAAEEQLVMLSVLVTLEAVIDKLGGFLNPHLGDIIRLMVLHPEYVSDFDKNLKSKANAIRRLLTEKIPVRLTLQPLLRIYDEAVSCGDASLVIAFDMLENLVAKMDRASIVCNHAKIFDQCLVALDIRRQNPATIQNVDVAEKSVINATVTLTKKLTESEFKPLFIRSIDWAESDIVDGSGNENKSVDRSISFYGLVNRLCESHLSIFVPYFKFMLDSIVSHLTSAGASVSTRKKKKAKLQESDDAIPPKSWHLRALVLSSLKNCFLHDTGSLKFLDANNFQVLLKPIVSQLVVEPPSGLKEHPHVPTVEEVDELLVSCIGQLAVASGSDLLWKPLNHEVLMQTRSEKLRARMLSLRSVKQMMDNLKEEYLVLLAETIPFLGELLEDVDLSVKSLSQDIITQLEKMSGEDLAQLL; from the exons ATGAGTTCCTCGTTATCCTCACAGTTACAAGCCATCAAGTCAATTGTACAAGCCGATACAGAGCCAACAAAGAGACCATACACACGCCCTTCGATCCTCTTCAGTCCCAAAGAAGCAGCAGATTTAGATATCGAGTCAATCCACGAACTCGGACTCAAAG GTCTCGAAGTGCTTGGAAACAAAGACGAGAGGTTTAAGAACTTCGCGAACGATCTGTTTAGTCATAAGAGTAGAGAGATCGATAGAGAGTTGCTTAGTAAAGAAGAAAATGCTAAGATTGATGCTTCGATTAGTTCGTATCTACGGTTGCTCTCTGGCTATCTTCAGTTTCGTGCTTCCTTGGAGACTCTTGAGTATCTCATACGAAGATACAA GGTTCATATATACAATGTAGAAGATGTGGTGTTGTGTGCTTTTCCGTATCACGATACACATGCTTTTGTTCGTATTGTTCAGCTGATTACCACTGG AAACACCAAGTGGAAGTTTCTGGACGGTGTGAAGAATTCAGGTGCTCCACCTCCTAGATCTGTTATCGTTCAGCAGTGTATACGTGATATGAATGTCTTGGAGGCCTTGTGTGACTAT GGATCTCGGACTAAGAAGTATCAGCCTTCGAAACCGGTGGTCAGCTTCTCCACGGCTGTTGTCGTCGAGGTTTTAGGTTCCGTGGCCAAGGTTGATGGAGATGTTGTAAAGCAGATTTTACCATTTGTCGACTCTGGTGTTCAGTCCGCTGTGAAAGGATGTTTAGATCAGCAG gcTGGTGCGTTAATGGTTGTTGGCATGTTGGCTACCAAAGCCACACTAAATGAGAACCTTATCAAACGCTTTATGAGGTCAATCATCGACATTGCTCGTGAACATGCCAAAGAATCCTCTGATCCTCATTGGCTTCGATTGTCATTTATGGCATTGATTAATTTGGTTCAG TTACAGTCTGTTGACTTGATCCCAAAGAAAGCTTTGGACCTTTTAAAGGAAATAAG GGATATTTCTGGTGTTCTTCTAGGCTTGTCCAAAGAATTCAACATCAAGAGGTTCCTTGCAGTGTTACTggattctcttcttctttacaG TTCGTCTGATGATCAATGTCTGGAAACGCTAGTTTCGATAATTGATAATGTTCCAGTAGACAACTTGGTTGATCATATGATCTCCAAGGTTTTCTCTACTTGTATGACACAATACCAGAAGAACAAAAGTGACCCTACATCTTCTACATCTG GGTGCTGGGCCAAGAAAATTCTTGCTGTTGTTAGTAAGAAGTATTCTGTTGAATTACGTGCGGCAGTACAGAAATTTATGGAG GATACTAAAGGTCAGTCGAAGAAAGATGATTTGAAGCTGGAGATGTTGTCTCGAATGCTGGACGGGAATTCAGACATGTCCCTGCCGTTCGTGGATTCAAAATTGTGGTTCCGGCTCCACCATCCCAAG GCTGCTGTACGTTGTGCTGCGCTTTCGAGTTTAAACGGTGATCTCAAGAGTGATAGATCTAAGGTAGAG AACCTCACCACTATTCAGGATGCTATAGTGCGCCAGCTTTGGGATGATGACCTGGCTGTTGTTCAAGCCGCCCTGTCTCTTGATCAGTTGCCCAGTATTGTAACCTCTTCTAGTCTCCTGGATGCTTTACTTCATGTGGTGAAACGGTGTGTTGGGATTCTCATAACAG GAGTTTCACAAAATGTTCAACTTGCAACAGATGTCGTTGCTCTGTCCTTTAAAATTGCTGTCTCAAGTTTCCGTAATCAAGCAGACTCTACCGAGAAAGTCGCCTCTGCAATGTTTCCATTTTTCTTAATTCATCCTAAG ACTTGGAATTTAAACCTACATGTGCTGACATTGGTGAAGGATGTTAACTGGCCACTTTTCAAGAATCTTGTTGTTGATGACGAAATG AAGAAGCTCCCAGATATCATGTCTGGAAACATATCCTCTATAAGCATGGATATTATCAATAGTTTGGGGGAGGCACTTTCGGTGGAACCTGATGAGCGTAGGATTGAGCTAGTTGAGAGGGCTTGCAACTTCAAGCTCTCTGAAGTTTTGGAATCATGCAGCAATATCAAATTGACAGAACAGGAACGCAACAAGTTGCAG AAGGGACTGTTGATCCGCGAAAGTGTGTCCGCATTGAACATGAATATCGTTGACCAGCTGGCTGAAGCCTTTATGATGCACCCTGGTGAAGTTATTCAGTGGCTTACTGCCAGTTGCCAAGATGCACCGTTGTCAAAGAcgctgttttttgttttgttgatgcAGTCATTACACAAGATGAATTCTTCATCTG atcCGAGTCAATTTTTGGATGTTTTCGACCTTTGCTTTCCTGTTTTGAAGACCGAGTGGGAAGAACTTGATTTTGCAGTTGATCTTTCTTTGAAAGAG CTGTCCAAAAGCAGCTGCCGGGAAGTCTTATATCAACTTTGTGACACCTCTGATTTTACTGCACTGAATTCAAAGCTTCTGCTCTGCTTGTTTTGGAAGTTGGTCGAGTCATTCATTAAACTTGAACCGGCCCATGTCTCTTCG GTTTTTAGCGGAAGGTTGTATAGCGGGCTTGaagatttgtttttcttttttgcaacAACCCGATCACAGCATGTTTTCGAGAAACACCTCCACTACCGTGTGAGAGAAGCCCAAGTCTGTCCCGTTTTGTTTCTCACTAGACTCTTATCACGAGAAG ATGCTCCTCCTATGGTCCAAATTGAAAGTCTAAAATGCTTCTCGTATCTTTGCTCCAGTGGGAATAGTGAATGGTTGATCCAGATATTCTCTAGTTTTCCAGTACTTTTGGTTGCCATGTCGAGTGATAATCAG GATGTTAAAGTAGCTGCCATGAATTGCTTAGAGGCGCTCTTCAACCTATGGTGCCGTGTTGACTCTAGCAAGAAAAATG GGAGTGCTGCAATCTATGGTAGTTCCTTTGATGAACTTTTGGAAATGATCATTCAACAAAGGAGGCTTATATTGTCGGACAAAAAGTTTCTCTCATCCTACTTAACATCGTTACTCAGTTCAACCCCTAAGGACTTGCTAGTGCCAGTTGACCTGCAAAAGAG GTTTGATCAATCTACAAAAGAAAGCATTCTTTCGTTCATCTTATTGTGTGCACAAGAACTTCCTGCTTATGGGAAG CTAAGAGTTCTCTCACTGCTAAAAGGTCTGGGCATCTTGCTTATGCGTGATGAAAATGTTAAGTCATTATCTCAACTTCTAGATAAACGTAGTCAGTACTACGTTGAACTGGACAAAACTTCCCCACCAATATCAGACACTGAGGTTGACTTATTGTGCCTTCTCCTAGAG TGCTCCATGATGCGTTCATCGTCGTTTAAAGGGCAGTCTCTTGATGATCACATACTAAACGCATTGAAA ATGGATTGTGTGGATTCAGAACATCCTGCGATTATCTCTCCACTTATTACTATATTGGAGAAGTTAAACAATCAATATTATACTGAACTGAACACCGAGGTTCAG ATTCGTTTCGTCAACAAGCTAGTGTTTATGTTTCGAAGTACAAATGGCAGAATACAAAATGCTGCTAAAGAAGCTGTCTTACGCCTGAAG ATTTCTTGTTCGACGGTGGTCCATACACTCGATCATATCACTAAGCAGGATAATCATGTTATTGATTCtttgagcaagaagaagaaacagaagaaaaattCACAGTCCTGCCTAGAAGAGGACGTAAATGGTGGGGAACTTCTAAGAGGAGAAAAGGCTCTCTTTTTCATTGCCTCGGTACTTGACATGCTGCTTCTAAAGAAAGATCTAGCCCACAG GGAGTCCCTTGTAGGGCCTTTGTTCAAGCTCCTAGGACGATCTATGTCTAATGAATGGGTCAATATTGCTTCGTCAGCTGAAGAAACCTCAGTCCAACCTCTCCAGGATGTCCGTGAAATAACTCATGCATCTATTTCGTCCATCCAGCAGACAGTGCTCTTACTCCTGAAAGATATTTTTGATTCTCCGAATATGAATTCTTTGAAg CAGGCTGACACAACAATTGAAATCAATGTCAAAATGCTTGTTGAGTTTGCCCAGTCCTCAAATGATGGAGTCATACGGAATTATGTCTTCTCCCTATTCACTTCAATAGTTAATATTGTCCCAGATAGAGTTTTGGACCATATTATCAGCATACTTACGCTTGTTGGCGAATCAACAGTGACACAG atTGATAGCCACTCGAAGTCGATCTTTGAGGAGTTTATTTCATCAGTTATTCCATTTTGGCTGTCTAAGACTAAGAGTGAGGAGAAGTTGCTGGAG ATTTTTGTTAAAGTGTTGCCTGATATTGTTGAGCATAGAAGGCGTTCCATTGTAGCTTACCTGCTGAG AGTTATTGGTGAACAAACTGGTTTGCCTTCTTTACTTGTCCTTTTGTTCCAGTCTCTGATTTCAAGGAAAGACCCAGCTTGGCTTAGTAATGTCCAGAACTCGGAAAGTTTTATATCCGATGTTAAGAGGGAGTGGGAGTATGCTTTTGCCGTGGAAATATGCGAACAATATACGTCTTCGACATGGCTCTCTTCCCTGGTCATGCTTCTTCAGACTATCAGCAAAGACAGTTCTAGTAAAGAATGTTTCTTTCAGATGCGGCTTGTCTTAGAATTTATATTCCAGAAATTGCAAGACCCAGAGTTTACGTTTGCAGTGTCACTTGAACCAAGAAATAATGTTTCAGTTGGCATTCAG CAAAAACTACAGGAGCTTATGGAGGGTTGTATACTTCTTCTGCAAGCTGTTGATTCCACAAAGGAGAAAGATGTGACTTCTGCGGTTAGAAAGGAAATAAGAATGCGTGTAAATGATGTCTTGATGACTGTCACGGGAGTTATGGACCTGTCTATATATTTCAGAGTTGTTACTAGCTTGCTTCAACAGCATTCAGATAGTAATGGAACTAGAAAG GTACTTGGGCTTATAAGTACTAGAGCTAAGGACTCCTCTACATCTAAACTGAAACACAAGAGAAGGCTCCCCAATCAGAAAAGAGGAAATCCTTGGTTGAACCTGGATGAGGCTGCTGTTGAAGCTTTCGGGAAGATGTGTGAGGAAATCGTCAATGTAATTATTGAGACAGATGATGAGTCGGGTGTTCCAGCTAAACGAGCTGCCATTTCTACACTGGAAGTTTTGGCTAGCAGGCTTCCCTCTGGTCATCCGATCTTCAGCAAGTGTCTTGCATCTGTTGCAGAAGGCATCAGCTCAAAGAATCTGGGAGTTTCTTCAAGCTGCCTTCGTACAACTGGTGCATTGATCAATGTTCTTGGACCAAAGGCGCTCGTTGAACTTCCACGAATAATGAAAAATTTGGTACAACAATCTCGCGAAGTGTCATCTGCATCAACAACTGGAAACGCAGCAGCGGAGGAACAGTTGGTGATGCTGTCTGTTCTAGTCACTTTGGAAGCAGTGATTGATAAACTTGGAGGTTTCCTGAATCCTCATCTTGGGGATATCATTAGACTCATGGTTCTGCATCCTGAATATGTTTCTGACTTCGACAAGAATCTCAAGTCCAAAGCCAATGCCATTAGGAGACTCCTTACTGAAAAAATACCA GTTCGCCTCACTCTGCAACCTCTTCTGCGAATATACGATGAGGCTGTTTCTTGTGGCGACGCAAGTTTGGTGATTGCTTTTGACATGCTAGAAAACCTGGTTGCAAAAATGGATAGAGCATCTATTGTTTGCAACCATGCAAAGATTTTCGACCAATGCTTAGTTGCCCTAGATATTAGACGCCAAAATCCAGCAACGATTCAGAATGTTGATGTTGCGGAGAAAAGTGTAATCAATGCGACGGTTACACTCACAAAGAAGCTAACTGAGTCTGAGTTTAAACCCCTCTTTATAAGAAGTATTGATTGGGCAGAGTCGGATATTGTAGATGGATCTGGGAATGAGAATAAGAGCGTCGACAGATCTATCTCTTTCTATGGTCTAGTGAATAGACTCTGTGAGAGTCACTT GTCGATCTTTGTACCATATTTCAAGTTCATGCTTGACAGTATTGTATCGCATCTCACCAGTGCTGGAGCATCAGTATCAacaaggaagaaaaagaaagccAAACTTCAAGAATCAGATGACGCTATACCACCAAAAAGCTGGCATCTTAGGGCGTTGGTGCTTTCTTCTTTGAAGAACTGCTTTTTGCATGATACTGGAAGTTTGAAGTTCCTCGACGCAAACAACTTCCAG GTGCTACTGAAGCCTATAGTATCTCAGCTTGTTGTTGAACCGCCATCTGGTTTAAAGGAACATCCACATGTACCAACTGTAGAAGAGGTTGATGAGTTGTTGGTTTCATGCATTGGTCAATTGGCAGTAGCCTCTGGCTCTGATCTTCTCTGGAAACCGCTGAACCACGAG GTGCTAATGCAAACAAGGAGTGAGAAGTTGCGTGCGAGGATGTTGAGTTTGAGGAGCGTGAAACAGATGATGGATAATCTGAAAGAAGAGTATCTAGTCTTGCTAGCTGAGACCATTCCATTCTTAGGTGAACTGCTGGAAGACGTTGATCTGTCTGTCAAGTCTCTGTCTCAAGATATCATCACTCAGTTGGAAAAGATGAGCGGTGAAGATCTGGCGCAACTCCTCTGA